TACTCTCAAACGGATTAATGATGTTCCTGGCTCGACTCCAGAGCAACGGAGGTGGCATCTCTACTCAGCCAGAATTATTCTGGTTAATTGACTAGCAATTTTAGATTTTAGATTTGGGATTTTGGATTAAAAGAATTTTTGGATTCATGCCCCACTCCTTGTGGGCGGAACAAATCTAAAATCACAAATCTAAAATCTCCAAGCTGCGTCAAGAAAGTGGGCGCAATCAATCCAAAATTGTTTGACTTTTAGGATTTTCGAGTCATACCAAATCCGGGATCGAACCCCCCTTTATCCCTAAGAAGGGTGAAGCATTGCGGGAGAAAGACTTAATCGTCAGATGAATTTTTTGTGACATCGAACTCAGGTTAACAAGGATAAGAAGGGACTGGCGAACATAGCAGCTTGAGTGCGATCGCGCAAATTTAACTGACTCAAAATACTGGTAATATGATTTTTGACAGTTCGTTCTGAAATATACAGCACTTCGCCAATCTCTCGATTACTCGCGCCTTTGACGATCGAACACAATACCTCACGTTCTCTAGGCGTAAGTCCCGCCAGTTCTGGGGGAAGGCGAGTAGGCTGAGTTGGAATTGAGGGAAGTGGGGAAGCGATCGCTTTTTCCATCAATCCTGGCCCCATTTGTGTGTAACCTTTATGAATGGCTCGAATTGCCGCTGCTAAATCATCAGAATGAGTGTCTTTTAGTAAATACCCTTTAGCACCCAATCGCATCGCTTGCGAAACGTAATCATCATCATCAAAAGTCGTCAAAACTAACACTTTAGTCGAGTTAAATTGCTGACAAATTACGCGAGTGGCAGCAACACCATCCATAATAGGTATTCTCACATCCATTAAAACCACATCCGGCTGCAAAGCTGACGCTTGCGCGATCGCTTGTTGTCCATTTTCCGCTTCTCCCACCACTTCCAAATCCTGTTTGACCCAACGAATCGTGAATTTCGCGAGCAATCCGATTTCGCTCTTGTAGCGTTGCCCTAAGAGTCAACCCATAAGTTATCGCCGTATTTAGTCTATCTAGTAGGAAAGTTAAAGAATTATTGCAATTCCAGAGAAGACCTGGCCCAACAGACCTGGCCCAGTCAACAGCTGCCACAGCAAACCCTCCAGATTCTGCCACTCCTATCTGGGAGTGGCATTGCATACTTTCCCTGGCAAATTTGTATGTTATGTAACAATTTGTGTTTTTCCAATCTATTATGCAATTAATGGCGCTACTGTATAAGAGTACACAAAACGCGGGAGGGAGTTGTGAGTCAAAGAGTCACCATTGCGGTGACTGAATCACTGTTTGCCCGACTTCAGCCCGTCAAGCATCAATTTAATATTTCCGCTATTTGCCAGGAGGCTTTAAAAATGGCTATTACTTACGAAGAACTCAAAGTCCAACTTACCGAACAAGAAAATTGGGTAGAACGCCTTCAGACGGAAAAGAAAGTTCTCCTCAACAAAGTCCGCCAAG
This DNA window, taken from Aerosakkonema funiforme FACHB-1375, encodes the following:
- a CDS encoding response regulator, with protein sequence MLAKFTIRWVKQDLEVVGEAENGQQAIAQASALQPDVVLMDVRIPIMDGVAATRVICQQFNSTKVLVLTTFDDDDYVSQAMRLGAKGYLLKDTHSDDLAAAIRAIHKGYTQMGPGLMEKAIASPLPSIPTQPTRLPPELAGLTPREREVLCSIVKGASNREIGEVLYISERTVKNHITSILSQLNLRDRTQAAMFASPFLSLLT